The DNA region GGTCTTGACGAGAAAGAGGAAAAAGGAGATGATCAGAAGATTGCTGGAAGAGAGATAAAAGTAAAGATCACGAAGAAACAGCTAGAGGAATTGCTGGGTAAGGTTGAGGTGCAGGGTTTGCCGTTGCAGTTGCTTCTGGCAGAACTCATTATAAGCAGCCAAGTACAGCATGATCAGGATCAGGATCAGGATTCTGATGATCATCAACGGTCGTGGAGGCCCACCCTTCAGAGCATCCCagaatagttatatatatatatatatatggcccATGGGTGGGTAATCATGTGTTGATGATCATCATGATATATAACAATCAACCAGGGATCCCCCATTTTAAATTCCATCTctttaattagtatatatatatatatatatatatatatatatatatatttctgtacaAAAATTTTGAACCTTCCTTCTCTTTCAATGAATTGAAACTGATAAtctctagctagctagctacaTCAAGCAATCCAGATAAATTAGCAAGATTTTGATTCTATCCAAATATTTTCagatctttattttttatctctatcTAGCTAGTAGTAGTAATCTATCTGTACACATATTCATCCactcaataaataattttaattttattaattaattgtcgATCCAAAGATCACATCTGATATGTTGtgactataaaataataaattattgggTATATAGtagatatataatatgaatattgaTCACTGATCATTTGAGAGCTAGCTAGTTAAAAGTAAATATGGATACAAAACCTAATTACTTTCCAATATTT from Impatiens glandulifera chromosome 5, dImpGla2.1, whole genome shotgun sequence includes:
- the LOC124940672 gene encoding uncharacterized protein LOC124940672, producing the protein MGNCVRKGSSERTSRDIKSPMMVPETQFSGKTWGLDEKEEKGDDQKIAGREIKVKITKKQLEELLGKVEVQGLPLQLLLAELIISSQVQHDQDQDQDSDDHQRSWRPTLQSIPE